DNA sequence from the Gammaproteobacteria bacterium genome:
AGCTTCTCGTTCACATCACGCAAGCTTTGCGGTTTGTTAATTATTAAGCAACCTTTTTGTTCGGCCAGATCCAGGGCATAAGTGGTATAGACATATTCCATATCAAAGGGTGGGTCTTTGCGCATGAGAATGACATCAAGCTTATGCAGAGCTTGCTTGTTTGTGTCGCCAAGTTGAAACCAGGATTGACCGTCGTCGGTGACAGCTAATGTTCGACTATTGCCATAGCTGATCCCGTCACGTATCGAGATGTCATTTTGTTCCATATAATGCAGCTCATAGCCACGCGCTTGCGCTTCAAGCAACATGGCCAGCGTACTGTCTTTGGCGGGGATGATTGAGTCAATGGGATCCATGATGACACCAAGGCGATAGCGCATTATTAGGGATTCCTTAGGGTTTAACTGCCATCACGTTTTAATTCATCAAGCTCACGTGCTGCAGCAAGCAAGGCGAGTCGAGCGATCACACCATAGGCGTAGAATCGATTAGGGCAAGCATCAGGAGACATTTTTGCGTTAGGAGAATTGCAGGGTTCGGCAAAAGCCAGCGGTTCAAAATGCATGCCTGGTGCATTAAGGTTTTCGGTGCGACCACGCTCCGTATGAACACGATAAAACCCCCCGACGACAAAATGATCGAGCATGTAAACTACCGGCTCAGCGACGGCTTGATCATCGCCCCAGCTTTCAAAGGTGTAGACGCCTTCCTGCAATATTACTTTTGAGACAGACTGCCCACCCTTGGTTTTTGACATTTTCGTGCGTTGCTTACGGTTGAGTTCGCGCGCTTGTTCGACCGAATGGATGGTCATAATACCCATGCCATAGGTACCGGCATCGGCCTTAACGATGATGAAGGGGGCTTCTTTGATGCCATATTCATCGTATTTGGCTTGAATAGCAGCAAGCAGACTGCCAACGTTATGGGCGATACAATCTTCGCCTTCGCGTTTCATAAAATTAATTTCGCCACAGGTGGTAAATAACGGATTGATCAACCAAGGGTCGATGTCGATTTGCTCGGCAAATTGCTCGGCGACTTGCTGATAATGGCCAAAATGACCCGATTTAAGCCGGTGGGCCCAACCTGAGCGCATAGGCGGAATAATGGTTTGCTCAATATTGTCGAGAATTTCTGGCGTGCCGTTAGAAAGATCGTTATTGAGCAACACGACACAGGGGTCGAAACCGCTAACACCAATGCTATTGCCGTTGCGGATCAGCGGATATAGTGTCAGTTGTTGGCCCGATGGTAATTGCTGCGTCTGCACAGATTTTATTTCTGGGTTCAGCGAGCCAATCTTGGTTAAATAGCCAGCTTTGGTTAGAATTTCTTGCAGCATGGACAAACTTTCAAAGTAGGTATTATTGCGCGTGTGACTCTCAGGGATGATTAACACCTGGTTGGCGTCAGGGCAGATGCCTTCAAGCGCTGATTGAGCAGCCTGGATACATAAGGGCATAAATGCTGGATTGAGGTTATTGAACCCTGCCGGAAACAAATTGGTGTCAACCGGGGCTAATTTAAAGCCTGCATTACGCAGATCGACCGAGGCATAAAAGGGCGCTGGTGTTTTACGCCATTGATTGCGAAACCAGGTCTCTATAGATGGCTGCTGGTCCAGCAAGTGTTGTTCGATCTTGTGTAGTGGGCCGGTCAGCGCTGTCGTTAAATGGGGGGTCAA
Encoded proteins:
- the gshA gene encoding glutamate--cysteine ligase codes for the protein MTPHLTTALTGPLHKIEQHLLDQQPSIETWFRNQWRKTPAPFYASVDLRNAGFKLAPVDTNLFPAGFNNLNPAFMPLCIQAAQSALEGICPDANQVLIIPESHTRNNTYFESLSMLQEILTKAGYLTKIGSLNPEIKSVQTQQLPSGQQLTLYPLIRNGNSIGVSGFDPCVVLLNNDLSNGTPEILDNIEQTIIPPMRSGWAHRLKSGHFGHYQQVAEQFAEQIDIDPWLINPLFTTCGEINFMKREGEDCIAHNVGSLLAAIQAKYDEYGIKEAPFIIVKADAGTYGMGIMTIHSVEQARELNRKQRTKMSKTKGGQSVSKVILQEGVYTFESWGDDQAVAEPVVYMLDHFVVGGFYRVHTERGRTENLNAPGMHFEPLAFAEPCNSPNAKMSPDACPNRFYAYGVIARLALLAAARELDELKRDGS